Within Parabacteroides pacaensis, the genomic segment TTGAAAATAGATTTTTACTTCCTTCCAGGGCATCACATTCCGCTCCTTCGATATCCATTTTAAGGAATAAATTATCTTTCGGTTTATCTTCTAAGAAGTTATCTAAGGTTTGGTTTACAACATCATTATGATTACTAATATATTTTTTTATGATTCGGACTTTTTCTTTCCATGGTTCAAATGTAGCTGTAAGAGCCTCTATCCAGCTAGGTTCACATTCGAAAAGATAGACAAATTCTACTTTTTCTATTGCATCCAATGAAGTAAAACCTTCGGCAGCTCCAATATCTAAAAGAATCTTACCTTGAAATTCATCTAAAGAATCGACATAATGATGAGGATGTCTTCTATCCTGTTCTATCATTAAGGCCTTATACATTTTTTCTATTTTAAGAATAGAATAATTCCGAGGAAAGTATAGCTTTTTATTGTTCCGATGAATTACGTAAAAAAGCCCATTCCCTTCATCCTTTTGGATTTGTACTTTCCTGTTTAAATATTCTTGGGCAAATTCGTATACATATCGGCTATAAGTGTGTTCCTTGAGAAACTTATAATATTTTAGTTTAGGAGATGTAGGGTTAAAAATACGGAGGTAGGTATAGGGAAGAGTCCCATATATGAATTTTTTAATTCCTGTTATTACTGAAGAAGACATAATTTGATTGATTATATTACATTGCATAAAAGTCGTGGTCAAAGATAGGAAAATAATACAAAAAAATAGAGAATGGCAGGTAAATTTGTAATTTCCCTTGAAGTTTGAGTCGTTCATTAAAGATCATACATGTTGGGATATAAATTTCAGATAGTTAGAAATGAAGATAGATCCGTTGGTAAAACTTTTGGTAATCTTGATATCTTTACTAATTTTACTAATTTTGCTGCTACACTTAAGATATAAAAATACCAACATATAATTGAAATGAAAATAGGATTTGATGCAAAACGTATTACTCATAATTCCACCGGATTAGGAAATTATAGCAGGTTTGTAGTAAATATACTATCCACATTTTACCCGGAAAACTCTTATTATCTATATTCTCCTTCTAAAGGAAAAGAAAGATTGCGGGGGCAGATAAAGGCACATTCAAACATTTTTTTTCGTTATCCCTTGGGTATTGCTAAGACTTTAAAATCTTTGTGGCGTTCTTATGGAATAATTTCCGACTTACAGAAAGATAGAATAGAAGTTTTCCACGGATTAAGTAATGAATTACCTTTTCATCTTAAAAAAAAGAATATAAAGTCTGTTGTAACCATTCATGATTTGATATTTATTCGTTATCCGGAATTTTATAAACCCATTGATAGGCATATCTACACTTATAAATTTAAGAAAGCATGCCAAAATGCAGATGTTGTGATTGCCATAAGCGAGATGACCAAGCAGGATATTATTCGTTTTTTTAAGATACCGGAAAAGAAGATAAAAGTAATCTACCAAGGATGTGATCCATCCTTTAGCCGAAAAGTAACCTTACAAGAAA encodes:
- a CDS encoding FkbM family methyltransferase, translating into MSSSVITGIKKFIYGTLPYTYLRIFNPTSPKLKYYKFLKEHTYSRYVYEFAQEYLNRKVQIQKDEGNGLFYVIHRNNKKLYFPRNYSILKIEKMYKALMIEQDRRHPHHYVDSLDEFQGKILLDIGAAEGFTSLDAIEKVEFVYLFECEPSWIEALTATFEPWKEKVRIIKKYISNHNDVVNQTLDNFLEDKPKDNLFLKMDIEGAECDALEGSKNLFSTGKNLDFAICTYHRKEDEKLISSYLNKYHCTFSAREGYIYVKHRLRVCLLRGNKAS
- a CDS encoding glycosyltransferase family 4 protein → MKIGFDAKRITHNSTGLGNYSRFVVNILSTFYPENSYYLYSPSKGKERLRGQIKAHSNIFFRYPLGIAKTLKSLWRSYGIISDLQKDRIEVFHGLSNELPFHLKKKNIKSVVTIHDLIFIRYPEFYKPIDRHIYTYKFKKACQNADVVIAISEMTKQDIIRFFKIPEKKIKVIYQGCDPSFSRKVTLQEKQSLKEKYHLPDKFILNVGSIESRKNLLLIIKALKYADYPVPLVVIGKPTPYIKQVEQYLQKNSLQSQVIFLHHVPFTDLPGIYQNASLFIYPSFFEGFGIPILEALASEVPVIAATGSCLEEAGGPGSIYINPRDEKQLAEKINEVLSNPELSQKMIETGKDYMQNFSAKTLSDQLMEVYMNL